One part of the Scatophagus argus isolate fScaArg1 chromosome 12, fScaArg1.pri, whole genome shotgun sequence genome encodes these proteins:
- the slc25a51b gene encoding solute carrier family 25 member 51b, whose amino-acid sequence MAVSTMDSESARTPQPQAALTKGSCSLLPAGALSAIVDHHGKHYVCGSIAAFTNIVVTFPIQKVLFRQQLHGVLATEAVRQLQRDGLRNLYRGLLPPLLQKSTTVAIMFGLYQDFSRVLLDLVDGSGVPELVTRSFAAALAGTAEAILTPFERVQTLLQDHRHHGRFNNTAHTFRTLLSEYGVRECYRGLVPILLRNGPSNVLFFGLRGPIKEQLPEATSRAGHLLNDFVCGGLLGAALGIMFYPLNVVKSRAQSQVGGDFQPCRKVLLTVWRERGGSLAMLFRGAHLNYHRSLLSWGIINATYELLLKIM is encoded by the coding sequence ATGGCCGTTAGCACCATGGACTCTGAGTCAGCGCGGACACCGCAGCCTCAGGCTGCCCTGACTAAAGGAAGTTGTTccctgttgcctgctggggctCTGAGTGCTATTGTGGACCATCACGGGAAGCACTACGTCTGTGGTTCCATTGCAGCTTTTACCAACATTGTGGTGACCTTTCCCATCCAGAAGGTGCTCTTTCGCCAGCAGCTGCATGGAGTGTTGGCCACTGAGGCGGTGCGGCAGCTCCAGAGAGATGGGCTGAGGAATCTTTATCGGGGTTTGCTGCCCCCACTGCTCCAGAAGAGCACTACAGTGGCCATAATGTTTGGCCTGTATCAGGACTTCTCCAGAGTCTTACTAGACCTGGTCGATGGCAGTGGTGTGCCGGAGCTTGTCACTCGTAGCTTTGCTGCAGCATTGGCAGGAACCGCAGAGGCCATCCTGACACCATTTGAGCGTGTGCAGACTCTCCTACAAGACCATCGGCACCACGGGCGCTTCAACAACACAGCCCACACCTTCCGAACACTTTTGTCTGAGTATGGTGTGAGAGAGTGCTACCGTGGCCTTGTGCCCATACTCCTCCGTAATGGTCCTAGCAATGTTCTCTTCTTTGGGCTCCGTGGGCCCATCAAGGAGCAGCTCCCGGAGGCCACAAGCCGCGCAGGTCACTTGCTTAATGATTTTGTGTGTGGAGGGTTGTTGGGGGCAGCCCTTGGCATCATGTTCTACCCATTAAATGTGGTAAAGTCCCGTGCTCAGTCTCAGGTTGGTGGAGACTTCCAGCCTTGCAGGAAGGTGCTGCTAACAGTATGGAGAGAAAGGGGTGGCAGTTTGGCCATGCTCTTTAGAGGAGCCCACCTCAACTACCACCGTTCACTCCTCTCCTGGGGGATCATCAACGCAACTTACGAACTGCTGCTGAAGATTATGTGA